Below is a genomic region from Campylobacter geochelonis.
AAAGATGATAGAAATGGCTAAAAAAGAGGGCATAAATGTAACTTGTGAAGCAACTCCGCACCATTTTACTTTTACGGATGAAAATTTGATGAGTTATGATACAAACTTTAAAATGTCTCCACCACTTCGCGAAGTAAGCGATAAAGAGGCGGTTAGAAATGCGCTAAAAAGCGGTTTAGTAGATGTTATAGCCACAGATCATGCTCCTCATCTTGATGATGAAAAATTTGTTGAGTTTGACAAAGCGCCATTTGGTATCATCGGACTTCAGACTTTAGTTCCGCTTAGTTTAAAGCTTGTTGAAGAGGGCGTTATAAGCCTTGAGCGAATGGTTGAATTAACTTCAACAAACCCAGCGCGGATTTTAAAACTAAACAACAAAGGTAGGATTAAAGAGGGATACTTAGCCGATATTGCTATTATTGATCCCAATTTAGAATATATTTACGATGCCAAACTTAACAAATCTAAGTCTATAAATTCGCCTCTTTTTGGTAAAAAACTTAAAGGCGCGGCGGTTATGACTATAAAAAGTGGCAAGATAGTTTGGAATTTTCCAAATTTGTTAATTTGAGTAAAAAAATTTAAAAAAGTCTTGACAAAAAGAAATAATTTTTATATAATTACATTTCTTTTTTCAGGCATTCCGGATTAGCTCAGCGGTAGAGTAGTCGGCTGTTAACCGATTGGTCGCTGGTTCGAATCCAGCATCCGGAGCCACTTCATTTAAATTATTTATCAAAATATAAGATTATAAAATAGCTTAAAAATTTTATCAAAATGTTTATTCTAAATTTAAAATCAATTTTTACATAAAAAAATATCTGAAATGATTATAAAATATTATATTTTAACAACAAAACTAACATCTAAAAAACAAATTTACAAAACCCTGCCGCAAAAACATAAATTTAAGGTATAATATCAGATTGATTTAGATACAGACTTACACTCTTAAACTTACATCAACAAATACACAAAAAAAGAGAGATATGCAAATAAACGAATTTAGCATTTTTGGTTTAGACCAAAACATCGAACAGGCCCTGCTTGAAGCAGGATTTAAAACTCCAAGTCCAGTGCAAAAAGAGGCGATTCCGCTCGCACTTGAGGGCTTTGATATGGTGGTTCAAGCCCACACTGGCACAGGAAAAACAGCAGCATTTGGACTTCCTATAATGAGCAAAATGGTATGCGATGGCAGTATTGAAACGCTTGTGGTTACCCCAACAAGGGAACTTTGTATACAAGTTAGCGATGAGCTTTACAGACTTGGCAAATACAAAGGCGTAAAAACAGCTAGCATTTATGGCGGACAAAGTTATTCAAGACAAATTTCACAAGTAAATGGTGAAGCTTCTATCATCGTAGCGACTCCAGGAAGGCTACTTGATCTTTTAAAATCAGGCAAAATTGAAATAAATCCTAAATTTATCATCTTAGATGAAGCTGATGAAATGCTTGATATGGGCTTTTTAGATGATATTAAAGAAATTTTAAAATTTACTCCGCCAAGCGCGCAAAAGCTGCTGTTTTCTGCGACTATGCCAGAGCCGATTAAAAAAATCGCAAAAGAATTTCTACACGACGCAAAATATGTAAAAATCGTCTCTGATACCTCTACAAATGTAGATATCGAGCAAGAGTATTATGTCGTAGAAGAGAGCGAGAGAACGGACGCCACTATAAGATTAATCGACTTTTATGAGCCACAAAAAGCCATTATTTTTTGTCGTATGAAAAAAGAAGCCGACGCACTTGCTCATACGCTTTTAGCAAAAGGTCATCCATCAAAAGCTTTGCATGGCGATATGGATCAAAAAGATAGAGAAGCGACAATTAGAGCATTTAAAAAAGGCGATGTTGAGATACTTGTAGCTACTGATGTCGCTGCTCGTGGGCTTGATATTGACGGTGTTAGTCATGTTTTTAACTATCACATCCCGTTTAATCCACAAAGCTATGTTCACAGAATCGGAAGAACCGGTAGAGCAGGGCATAAAGGACTTGCTATAACTCTTGTTAGCCCACAAGAATTTCGTGATTTGCAACGTATAAAACAAAGTGTTGGCGGAACGATTTCGCATAAATTTATCCCATCTTTGGATGCTATGAGCGAGGATTTAAACAACAAATTAGTTGAGCAAATTTTTAACTATGAAGTTGATGAAAACGCACCAAAAATCCTAACCGCGCTTGAAGAGGTGCTAACTCCATCGCAGATTGCTTATAAGATGATTTCGATTTTGCTTGATGCAAACCAACTATCTGGTCCTCAAAGCATAGGACTTGATGCGCAAAATATCGAGAGAATTTTAGAAAAGTATAAAAAAGGCGCTAACGACAAATCAAGAAATTCTCGCCAAAGACGAGGTTCAAGAGATGGTCGCGATAGTAGAGGAAGCAGAGATAGTAAACGCTCTGGTTATAAAAAAGATGGCGCTAGAGATAGTAGAAGCGAAGGCAGAAGCGAGTTTAAAAAAGACGATAGAAGAAAAAGCGAAAGTAGTTTTAAACAAAGCGATGCTAAAAAAAGGCGACTCTAAAAGAAGTGATAGCAGAAGAAGTGATGATAAATCTGCTAAATTTAAAGACAAAAAGCCACGTTCAAGCAAATTTTAATCAAGCTTGAAGCATAGATTTTAGCTTTAAAGCTAAAATTTCTTTTAAAACCGTTGATAAATTTGGTTTATGAAACCGCGTTTGCTTTGGTTTTAAAAGGCTTTTTTGATTTTCACTAAATTATACAAATTTAAAAATATATAAAAATTTAGCTAAAATTTATTTTTAAATACGGCTAAAATACTTCGCGATTTATTGTTTATTTTGTTTAGAATGCAAGGAAATAAGCATAAAAATAGGATTTAACTACAGCAAAAATTTATAGTGTTAGTAAGACTTCAAGTATCTTTAGGCTATAAAATTAGCCGGTAAATTTAGCTCACATTATTTACTTTCAAAACATAAAAACGTAAATTTAATACCACGTTTAAATTTTTCAATATAAAAGAATTTATCATTGTTAGTTGAGCTATTGCTTTTTAGGATTTGGTCATAGTTTAGGGTTGTAATACTAAAATCTTTTTAAAATTGTCTAATTTGAATGCTAATCTTATAAAATTTTTAAATTTAAAATGGTAAAAGCAGATAAATTTGCATTTATTCGCGTTGTGGTTGTAGTCTGAAATTATATAAAAAGATTAAATTTGAAGCATTTTTGCTATCTTGTTTTAATGCTTTTGTTGTGCGATACGGTTTTTTAGCTAAATGATTTTAAATTAGATTTGCATTTTTTGCAATTTTGTTTTAAATTTTTGCATTATTTATTTTACAAATATAAGTGTTTTTTATCAAAGTATTTGTGATATATAGGAATTTAAATAATTTTGGATTATAAATTTAGTTCATACATCATGTAAATTTGTGTAAGAAAATTTATAAATAAAAATAAAATTTTAGCCAAAAAACAGGATAAAACCCACATTTAATTAACTTAAATTCAGAAATAAACTCAACCTAAATTTAACACTACTTTTCTTATAGAATACTTAAAGTATATAAAATGTATAAGTTATCCAAAAGTAAAATTCATAACTTGTATTTAATTTTCTATAAAGTGATAAATTTTAAGAGCTTATAAAAGAAAATTATGCGATTATTACGCTTTTATAAATTTAAGGATAAATATGCAAGAGTTAGAAAATCACAACTTCACAAACCAAGGCGAACTCAAACGAAAGATGTCATCGCGCCACCTTTTTATGCTCTCTTTGGGCGGAGTTATCGGAACTGGACTGTTTTTAAGCTCTGGATATACTATCTCACAAGCTGGACCGTTTGGCGCGATAGTTGCGTATTTAGTCGGAGCGCTGGTAGTATATCTTGTCATGCTTTGTCTTGGCGAAATGGCGGTACAAATGCCAGTTAGCGGCTCTTTTGGCGTGTATGCAAGCAAATTTATCTCACCGGCGGCTGGATTTAGCGTAACGTGGCTTTATTGGATTTGTTGGGCTGTGGCACTTGGCACGGAGTTTATAGGAGCTGCGATTTTGATGCAAAGATGGTTTCCCGATATTGAAATTTGGGTTTTTGCCACTTTTTTTGCTGGGCTGATTTTTGCTATAAATGCTTTAAGTGTTCGCGCTTTTGCAGAAGCGGAGTTTTTCTTTTCAAGCATAAAAGTTATCGCTATTGTTGTATTTATCGTGCTTGGATTTGGCGCGATTTTTGGTTTTGTGAGTTTTGATGGAAGCAACGAAGCTGTTTTATTTTCAAATTTAACTCAAAATGGAGCTTTTCCAAATGGAGCTTTTGCGGTTTTAACGGTTATGCTTGCGGTTAATTACGCATTTTCTGGCACAGAGCTAATCGGCATAGCAGCGGGCGAGACTAAAGATCCAGACACGACAATCCCACATGCGATTAAAACAACTGTTTTTCGCCTTGTGATATTTTTCGTGCTTACGATGATAGTATTAGCCTCGCTTTTATCAATAAATGAGGCTGGAGTAACGCAGGCGCCGTTTGTTGTGGTCTTTGATAAGATGGATATACCATATGCTGCTGATATTATGAATTTCGTAGTCTTGACTGCGATACTTTCAGCTGGAAACTCTGGGCTTTATGCTTGCTCTCGTATGCTTTGGTCGCTTTCTAATGAGGGCATGATAAGTAGTTGGGTTGTTAAGATTGATAACAGGGGCGTTCCGATGAGAGCGCTTGTTTTATCGATGGTTGGCGCTGTTTTGGCGTTAGTTGCTAGCAAATTTGCTCCAGATACGATTTTTATAGCTCTTGTTTCGATTGCTGGATTTGCGGTTGTTGGAGTGTGGCTTTCGATACCGATTTCGCTTCTTGGTTTTAGAAAACAGTGGATAAAAGATGGTAAAAGTTTAGATGAACTTAAGTTTAAAACCCCATTTTTCCCATACATTCCATATATCGTTATAATTATACTTTTGCTTTCGCTTGTTTCGGTTGCGTGGGATAGTGATCAAAGGGCTGGGTTGATTTTTGGGTTGCCTTTTGTTGGATTTTGTTACTTGTATCACTACTTAAAATCAAGGTGCAAACGTGGGTAAATTTAGAGATTTGCTGGAAAAGAAGCGCTTTGTTTTACTTGATGGAGCGCTTGGAACACAGCTTGAAAGAAGTGGGTTTGATATAAGTGGTGAGCTTTGGAGCGCTAGATTTATCCTTGAAAATCCACAAGCTTTGAGTCAAATTCACGCAGACTATCTAAAAGCTGGGTGCGATATCATTACAACTTCAGGTTATCAAGCCTCTTTTAAAGCGCTTTGCGAGTATGGTTTGAGTGCAAATTTGGCTTTAAATATGATAAAAAAGACAGTTTTTATAGCAAAAGATGAGGTTAAAAAGGCTAAAAGTAGCGCACTAGTTGCGGCTAGTTTTGGACCATATGGAGCGTATTTGGCTGATGGATCTGAATTTAGCGGAAGTTACAATCTTAGTCAAGATGAGTATTTTGAGTTTTACAAACCAACGATTAAAGCTGTTTTAGAAGCTAAAGCAGATGTGCTGTGCTTTGAAACGATACCAAATTTTGATGAAATAAGGGCGCTTTGCGCTCTTTTAAAGAGCGAATTTAATGGGTGCGAAGCGTGGATAAGTTGTAGTGCTAAAAATGAGTCACAAATTTGTGATGGAAGCTTGATTGGTGAGGTTGCTAGCTTTTTAAACGAGCAAGAAAATATAGTCGCTTTTGGGATAAACTGCACGAAAGCTAAGTTTTTTAACGCACTTTTAAAGGCAATAAGTTTTGTTAGTAACAAGCCTTTGATAGCCTATCCAAATGGCGGTGGCGCTTATGATGGGGCTACTCAAAGTTGGATTTGCGATAAAACTCATACCGATTTAGATGAGAGTTTTTTAGCGTGGGCTAAGCTTGGAGTGCGGATTATGGGAGGGTGTTGTAACACAACCCCAGAAGATATCGCAAGGTTAAAAGTTGTAATGGATAGGAAAAATAATCAAATTTAAGTTAAGGCTAAATTTACAAGAGTTTTTGCTTGTATTTTAACTTTTTAGCTTGGCGATAAAATAAGCTATAAATTTAGATATTATGATAAATCAAAACAGCTTGTTTTAAATTTAGTTTTTAACTTAAATTTGATAAAGCAAACTTGAACTAGTTAAAACTTTTGGCTAAATTATGATATTTTATAGTAAAAGCGGTATAAATTTATATATAATTTGGCTATTTTAATAAAGTGATTATTAAGTTAGAATTAACTTTTTATCGATTTTTTTAAAGATTAACAAATTTTTTAAAAAATCTTAAATAAGTTTCGCTAAAACCGCTAAAATGCTTGAAAAAAAAGCATAAATTTGATATAGTTCAAAAATTTTTTATGGAGCAGTGTATGACATACGATGAATTAGAGCTTGAAGCCTATCTTTTGGAAGTTTTGGAAGAGTATAAGGATTTTGATAATATGGATGATGAAGAGTTATATGAACTGATGGTTAAAGTTGCTAGTTTTATGGATGAAGACTACGAAGAGGCATATGAATATATAAGTCAGTTTAACCCGATTGACAAAAAGCGTATCTTAGCGCTAGATTTACCTAGATAATCACCCCAATGTTACGGCTGCGATGGCAAAACCGCCATCGTGACTTATGCTTAGGCTTGATTTTGTGAAGTTAAATTTACTTAGTGTAGTTTCTTTAAATTTAAGTTTTGGTGCACCTTTTATATCTTTGTAAATTTCAACATCTAAAAAAGAAAATTCCTCTCCAATGCCAACTCCAAGTGCTTTTGAAATAGCCTCTTTGGCTGCATAAAAACCGGCTAAACTAGCATCTGTTTTGGCAAGTTTTATCTCATTTTCGCATAAAAACCTTGTTAAAAATTTATCTCCAAATTTTTCTTTTAAGTTTGAAATTCGAGAAATTTGAACTATATCGATACCAAGCATTTTTTTCCTTAATCAAAGCTATAAATTTAAAAACCCTTTAATCCCATCAAAAATAGTCTGAGCAGAAAGCCCTGCTAGTATTAGCCCTGTTAGTTTTGACATGATTAAAAGTCCTTGTTTGCCTATGATTTTTTGTATAAAGTTTGTGGAGTAAAGCATAAGCCCTATAAGCACAACAGCGCAAATCAAAGATAAGCTAACTGCTAAAAGCTCCTTGTTTTCATACGAAATTCCAAAAACCAAAAGCATACCAACTGTGCCAGGTCCTATGGTTATGGGTATAGCAAGTGGGACGACTGCGATTTCGCTAAGGGATTTTGTGTTTGACTTACTATCATCTTTGCTACCTTTGACTAGTTCAACTGCAGTTAGAAAAAGTATCGCTCCAGCGCCTATTTTAAATGCATCAATCGTGATGCCAAACACGTTAAAAATGTGTTTTCCAAAAAATAAAATCACAAGACAAATAACGATAATCGAAAATGCAACCTTGATAGCAAGGAGCTTTCGCTCTTTTGTCGTAGCATCTTCTGTCATGCTCATAAAAACTGAAAGCACAAAAAATGGTGTCATGATAAAAAACATTTTCACGGTGTTACTGATAAAAAAATCCATCCCAAGCTCCAAGAAATTTAAGCACAATTATACCAAATTTAGCTTATTTAAGGTTTGCTTTTATCAAAACAGGCTGGCTAGAAGGCAAATTTATTAAATTAGATTAAATTTATTTTGTAAATTTATAAATTTCTTAAATAAGTTGTAAAATCATTCTGATACTTAGTGCAAATGGTATAAGCGCAAAGATTTTTTTGACATTTTTAGATGGAATTTTATGTATTAGCTTAACTCCAAGTGGCGCAAAAAAATAACTTGCCGTCGCTACAAAGAAAACGGCTATGAAATTTACATAACCAACTGTAAAATTAGCAAACGATGAGTCCTGCCAGCCATATACGATATATCCGATAGTCCCTGAAATAGCCAGCGGAAAGCCAACAGCAGAAGATGTTCCTATGGCTTTTTTGATATCAATGCCTTGCCAAGTAAGAAAGGGCACAGTTAAAATTCCACCACCAATAGAAACTAAAGATGAGATAATGCCTATGCCACCACCTGCGGCAAATTGAAATTTTGCTGGAAGCAAACGCTCTTGTTGGGCTGTTTTAGTTGATGAAAAGAACATATTTAAAGATGAGTAAAACATAAAAATAGAAAATATAATAGCTAGATAAAACGAGCTTATAACAGAGGCGATAAATGCGCCAACAAGCGTTCCTATGACAACGCCAGGAGCTATCATCTTAAAAACTTGCCAGTGGACTGATGACTTTTTGTTATGGGCTTTAAAACTTGAAAAAGATGTGATGATGATACTGCACATGCTTGTGCCAAGTGCAAGATGCAAGACTTGATCGCTTGCAATGCCATTGTACAAAAATATCGATGTTAAAATAGGAACTAAAACCCCACCGCCACCTATGCCAAACATACCGGCGACGATTCCTACAAAAGCACCAAGAGCTAGCAAAGATATAATGGTTTCATAATTTAACATGCCATGCCTTATAAATTTAGTTAAAGATGTATTTTACCAAAATAGTTAAAAATAGCGCAACAAAAGTAATAAAACTTAGCTTTTTCTATCGATATAGTGAAGCACAAAAGCAAAGATAAGTGCGCTTATGATAAGGATTAAAACAACATAATATGTCCCACCAGTTCCACTTGAAAATGGAAGCGATGATGTGTTGATACCAAAAAATCCAACTATAAAATTTAGTGGCAAAAATATACCAGAAAGCATGGTTAGCGCATAGAGAGATTTTTGAATTTTTTCATCTTTATATGTTGAGTGAACCATATAAATGGTGTCTAAATTCTCTATGGCGTAATCTGTGTTTTTGTTTGAGCGCTGAATATGCTCTAACAAATCATCAAATTTGATATTTAAATCTTGATTTTCAGAGTGGTAAAATTTAAGAAATTCTTTAAAAGCTTCATCTGCTTTGGACAAAACTCTTGACATTTTTATGAGATTACTTTTGTTAAAAAACCAAATTTTGTTAAAATTATCCAAATCTTGATTTTCATAAAAGCGGTTTTCTAGCTTCTCGATTTTATTAGATAAGATGGCTACTATCTCTAAAATTTTATTTATCTTTGGATCTAAAAACTCAAACAATGCGTCATATCCATCTATTTTGATGAAATTGTCACCATCAAAGTGATAAATTTTGTTATTTTCTATGATTAAATTTAGATTAAATGGCTCTATTTTTTTATCTTTTAGCGTAAAAAGCTTCAAGATAAGTATGTTGTAGTTGCTGTTTTGTATAAAAGCGGAGTTATGTTTTGAGCTTTTTATATCTTCTAAGTGAAACTCATTTAACTTAACCATTCATAACCACGCTTTTAAAGTTGTATTAGAAGACCCCCAAGTGGAGGTCTTTTTGCTAGTGTAGACTAGACCAAATTTTGTTTTTCCAAAGTCCTGCAAAAACAGCTAGTATCACGAAGTATATCATGATATAAACAGATGTTTTCTCTCTTTCAGATTTTTTGCTATCGCCTACTTTTTCCATATATGCGATAATCTTAGCCTCTGAAGCTTGATTTAGTCCAACACGTGGCATAGCAGTTCCAGGAAGCATTTTTTGAGTATCATTTATAAAGTTATGAAGATAGTCTGCGTTTCTTGATCTAATATACATAGATAAATCAGGCGGAGTTGAACCCATAAAGTGAGCAACACTTTGTTTGTTTCCATCTGTAAATACCTTGTCGTATTTCATGTCATGACATCTTTGGCAAGCATCTTTAAATACTTGTTTGCCATCAACTTCTTTTGGCGCGATTGATTTAAGATATGCAACGATATCTGCAATCTCTTGATTTAAATCCCCACCAAGACCGAAAAATCCAGGCATTGGGTGTGGATGCTCGTCGTTAAATTTATGAGAAACTTTCATAGCCATAACTGGATCTTTTATAAGTGCAGCTAAGAATTTGCCATCATAAATAGCACCAGCTGTGCTTAAATCAGGCGGATTGACACCATAAGCTTCGCTTGAAGTTTTTGAATCCATCGCAGCTGGTATATTTGCAACTTCTAAACCATGACACGCCGTACAACCAGCTGACATAAATGTCTCTGCGCCAGTTGTTGCATTTCCTTTGCTTAAATCGATTTTGTTAATCTCGCTCCAAAAGATAGTGTATTTATCATTTGTAGCTTTAGCATCGTTTAAAGTTTTTTTAGCGCTGTTTATCAAATCGTCATTTTTAGAAGCTTCGGCAACTTTTAGCGCAGCTTCTGCTTTTGTGACATTAGTTTTATCAAGTGCTAAATCTTCGGCAGCAAAGTCGTAGTTAGCAGGAGCAACATGAGGATGTAACTTTGTATGAGCGTATGGCTCAACACCCCAATAAAGGGCGCCTACGGCTACTAAAACTATTATTAGTGTTTTTAACTCTTTCATATTTAACCCCTTTTTCTCTCTGCTATAGTAATAAGTGGCAAGCATACTACAAGCAATATAATATAAAGAATAGAAAGCACAAAGCCTATGTATGTATTATCTATACCGCCGGTTATGCCATCAGCAGGAAGTTTACCAAATACGCTAAGAAGTATAAGATCGATAATCAAAACCCAAAACCAGATAAAAAATGCTTTGTTTTTATGCGCAGGTGCGACAACATCGCTTCTATCAAACCATGGGATAAATATCAAGCTCACACCAGCAAACGCAAATGCGATTAAGCCAATGTCTGCTGCTTTCATAGGACCAACATCAAAGAAAAAGCCTCTTAAAATTTCATATTCCCACAAGAAATACCACTCAGGATATATATGCGGTGGCGTTTTTAGACTATTTGCTGGATCAAAGTTAATCGGATCCATTGCAAAGTTAAAGTTAAAGCCAACAAGGTAGAAGAAAAATACCATAAAGATAGATACATAAAAGAAATCTTTTGATAAAAATCCCGGCCAAAAAGGTATAACTTTTGACTCAGCAGTTTTTCCCTCAAGGTATTTATCAGCTTCTAAGTCAAAGTCAATCTCTTCGCCCTCAAGGTTGTTAACATGAGGAAATCTTAAAGCATAGAAGTGAAATGCTATAACAGCTATGATTACTATAGGAAGTAAACAAACATGAAGCATGAAAAATCTAGTAAGAGTTGGATCGCTAACAGCATAATCTCCTCTTATCCACTCAACAACAGCAGGTCCTATGACTGGAATTCCACCAAAAAGTTGAGTTATAACTTGTGCTGCCCAGTAGCTCATCTGTCCCCAAGGAAGCATATATCCACTAAAAGCTTCAGCAGAAAAGATTAAAAATAGTAAAATTCCGCTCACCCATATCATCTCACGACCTTGTTTGTAAGAGCGGTAGTAAATCGCTGTGAAAGTGTGGATGTAGATGATTAGAAATGTTACAGAAGCAGCAATCGCGTGGATATGTCGCCATAGCCAGCCGTATTCGACTTCTTGCATTATAGTGTAGTTTACACTATCAAAAGCTAAGTTTGCATCAGGCTTATAATACATCATAAGCATAAGTCCGCTTACAAAAAGCAGAATAAAAAGTGTCATTAATATAACGCCCATAGCCCAAAGAAAGTTTATGTTTTTTGGTATCCAATACTCGCTAACCATAACTTTCCAAAATTTAGTTGTAGCTAGTCTTTGATCAAACCAATCCCCAAGACTAGTAGCTTTTCTTATATGTGCCATTTACCTCTCCTTATGCTTGACTAACAAGTTTTTCGTACTCAGGCCCAGTTTCGCCAAGTACAAGTTTTGTGCCATCTATCTTAAACGGTGGTATATCAAGAGGGCGTGGAGGAGGGCCAAATATGTTGTTTCCGCTGACATCAAAGATGCCTCCATGACAGGCGCATACAAATTGACCGCCTTTGTAGCTAGGGATACAACCAAGATGCGTACAAAGCCCTATACAAACTGTATATCTTGCACCGCCAACCACTACATCGCGTTTCGCGTCATTTTTCATATCCGCGGTTTTTTTGAGGATGAAGATCGGTTTTTTTCTCCACTCTACTTGATAAAGCTCCCCATCTTTTATCGGACTAAGATCTACTGTGGTAAATCCGGCAGCCTTTACGCTAGGAAGCGGATCCCAAGTTTTCTTGAGTGCAACAAGAGAGAAAATTCCCCCCACTGCTGCGACCGCACCAAAGGACATACCGATAAAATTTCGTCGATCGTTTTTTTCAACAGACATCGTATCTTCCTTAAAAATAAAATAATATTTGCATTCTACCTAATTTTTTATTAAAAAGTTATGATTTAGAAATATTTTTTTAAAAATTTAAGCAAAATTAAAATGCAATTACATTATAAATTTGCTAAACCATTTGCTTTAAAATATATATTTTATATAAGAGTGGTTAAATTTAGATAATTTAATCACTATTTTTTAAAGTAATAAATCCAAATCAATCTTTTAAATTCTCTCCAACTTGCTCTTTAAAATGTTTGATATTGATATGCAAAATATCAATCGCAGCAGGTGTTACACCACTTATCTCGCTTGCTGCAAAAAGAGTTGGTGGGTTAAATTTATTTAATTTTTCGATTATCTCTTTGCTAATACCAGAAATTTTAGAAAAGTCTAAATTTGGTGGAATTTTCACGCTCATCAAGCCTTTCATCTTCTCAACTTCGCTTTTTTGGATTTGGATATAAAAGAAATATTTGCACTCGATTAAAATTTGCTCTAACACATCTTCGCTAAAGCTTAAAAACAGCTCATTTAGTTTTTTTAGCTTTTCAACTGTAAAGCTTTTCCTGCCAACTATCTTTTGTAAGCTCGCATTTTGGCTAATTGGCTCTTCATCCAGACTTGCTAAAAGCTCCAAAGTCGGCTTTGATGGTGTTACGACTGTATTTGTTAAAAAGTCCATTCCTCTTTGAATTTCATTTTTGAAATTTAGAACTTTTTCATAATCTTCTTGACTCAAAAGTCCGATTTCGCGCCCGTATTTGCTTAGTCTTAAAGTCGCGTTATCCTCTCTTAAAAGCAGCCTAAACTCAGCTCTACTTGTAAACATTCTATATGGCTCTTTTGTCCCTTTTGTTACCAAATCATCGATTAAAACGCCGATATATGCCTCATCACGCCTAAAAACAAGCGGCTCTTTTTCTCTTAAACTTTGCACCGCGTTAATGCCTGCCATCAGCCCTTGCGCACCTGCTTCTTCATATCCTGTTGTGCCGTTGATTTGCCCAGCTAAAAACAGCCCCTTGACTTTTTTTGTCTCAAGTGAGTGTTTTAGCTCGGTTGGATTTACATAATCATACTCTATAGCGTATCCGTGGCGAACGATTCTAGCGTTTTCAAAGCCTTTTATGCTTTTTATAAACTCAACTTGTACATCATAAGGCAAAGATGTGCTAAGCCCGTTTACGTAGTATTCGCTTGCATCTTTTGTTTGTGGTTCGACGAAGACATGGTGGCGCTCTCGTTCGCTAAAACGGTTAATTTTATCTTCAATACTTGGGCAATACCTTGGTCCAACGCCTTCGATTTGTCCTGTAAAAAGTGGCGCGCGGTCGAAATTCGAGCGGATTATCTCGTGAGTATTTAAATTCGTATATGCGATATAACAAGGAAGTTGCGTTGGGTTAAAATTTTTAGTTTTAAAGCTAAAAGGGTGTGGTTTCTCATCCCCATCTTGAAGCTCTAACACGCTAAAATCAATACT
It encodes:
- the petA gene encoding ubiquinol-cytochrome c reductase iron-sulfur subunit; protein product: MSVEKNDRRNFIGMSFGAVAAVGGIFSLVALKKTWDPLPSVKAAGFTTVDLSPIKDGELYQVEWRKKPIFILKKTADMKNDAKRDVVVGGARYTVCIGLCTHLGCIPSYKGGQFVCACHGGIFDVSGNNIFGPPPRPLDIPPFKIDGTKLVLGETGPEYEKLVSQA
- a CDS encoding CorA family divalent cation transporter, which translates into the protein MVKLNEFHLEDIKSSKHNSAFIQNSNYNILILKLFTLKDKKIEPFNLNLIIENNKIYHFDGDNFIKIDGYDALFEFLDPKINKILEIVAILSNKIEKLENRFYENQDLDNFNKIWFFNKSNLIKMSRVLSKADEAFKEFLKFYHSENQDLNIKFDDLLEHIQRSNKNTDYAIENLDTIYMVHSTYKDEKIQKSLYALTMLSGIFLPLNFIVGFFGINTSSLPFSSGTGGTYYVVLILIISALIFAFVLHYIDRKS
- a CDS encoding c-type cytochrome; its protein translation is MKELKTLIIVLVAVGALYWGVEPYAHTKLHPHVAPANYDFAAEDLALDKTNVTKAEAALKVAEASKNDDLINSAKKTLNDAKATNDKYTIFWSEINKIDLSKGNATTGAETFMSAGCTACHGLEVANIPAAMDSKTSSEAYGVNPPDLSTAGAIYDGKFLAALIKDPVMAMKVSHKFNDEHPHPMPGFFGLGGDLNQEIADIVAYLKSIAPKEVDGKQVFKDACQRCHDMKYDKVFTDGNKQSVAHFMGSTPPDLSMYIRSRNADYLHNFINDTQKMLPGTAMPRVGLNQASEAKIIAYMEKVGDSKKSEREKTSVYIMIYFVILAVFAGLWKNKIWSSLH
- a CDS encoding cytochrome b is translated as MAHIRKATSLGDWFDQRLATTKFWKVMVSEYWIPKNINFLWAMGVILMTLFILLFVSGLMLMMYYKPDANLAFDSVNYTIMQEVEYGWLWRHIHAIAASVTFLIIYIHTFTAIYYRSYKQGREMIWVSGILLFLIFSAEAFSGYMLPWGQMSYWAAQVITQLFGGIPVIGPAVVEWIRGDYAVSDPTLTRFFMLHVCLLPIVIIAVIAFHFYALRFPHVNNLEGEEIDFDLEADKYLEGKTAESKVIPFWPGFLSKDFFYVSIFMVFFFYLVGFNFNFAMDPINFDPANSLKTPPHIYPEWYFLWEYEILRGFFFDVGPMKAADIGLIAFAFAGVSLIFIPWFDRSDVVAPAHKNKAFFIWFWVLIIDLILLSVFGKLPADGITGGIDNTYIGFVLSILYIILLVVCLPLITIAERKRG
- the mnmG gene encoding tRNA uridine-5-carboxymethylaminomethyl(34) synthesis enzyme MnmG, with the protein product MNYDVIVVGGGHAGIEACLAAAKMGAKTLLITILAEQIGATSCNPAIGGLAKGHLVKEIDALGGAMGETTDNCGIQFRILNESKGPAVRGSRAQIDMDKYRIYMRNLLLNTPNLDISQEIATQILTKNNQIIGVKTHLDNTYNTNHLIITTGTFLNGIIHVGFNKLEAGRVGELSSKELSISLKSLGLDMGRLKTGTCPRIDAKSIDFSVLELQDGDEKPHPFSFKTKNFNPTQLPCYIAYTNLNTHEIIRSNFDRAPLFTGQIEGVGPRYCPSIEDKINRFSERERHHVFVEPQTKDASEYYVNGLSTSLPYDVQVEFIKSIKGFENARIVRHGYAIEYDYVNPTELKHSLETKKVKGLFLAGQINGTTGYEEAGAQGLMAGINAVQSLREKEPLVFRRDEAYIGVLIDDLVTKGTKEPYRMFTSRAEFRLLLREDNATLRLSKYGREIGLLSQEDYEKVLNFKNEIQRGMDFLTNTVVTPSKPTLELLASLDEEPISQNASLQKIVGRKSFTVEKLKKLNELFLSFSEDVLEQILIECKYFFYIQIQKSEVEKMKGLMSVKIPPNLDFSKISGISKEIIEKLNKFNPPTLFAASEISGVTPAAIDILHINIKHFKEQVGENLKD